In a single window of the Limnochorda sp. L945t genome:
- a CDS encoding transposase, whose translation MDTFSRRVVGGAMGERPTAERGIDALDMAVRNRCPRGERVHHSDHGAPYPSMAFRRLEAARILGSMGSVGDALDNAVAESFFATLQTGRLNRGLLQLPSAPLGPGLPESGRVREEVVPPPRSPRYGCLATGCPRNWINSMTSSPLPTAQTTPKFTTFHAEAQKRHGLDPGPLSWDPFVGSRP comes from the coding sequence ATCGACACCTTCTCCCGCCGCGTGGTGGGCGGGGCCATGGGAGAGCGGCCCACGGCCGAGCGGGGCATCGACGCCCTGGACATGGCCGTCCGGAATCGATGCCCCCGGGGCGAGCGGGTCCATCACTCCGACCACGGCGCCCCGTACCCCTCCATGGCTTTCCGCCGCCTGGAGGCGGCCAGGATCCTGGGCTCCATGGGCTCGGTGGGCGACGCCCTGGACAACGCGGTGGCGGAGAGCTTCTTCGCCACGCTACAGACGGGGCGGCTCAACCGCGGGCTGTTACAGCTGCCATCGGCGCCACTCGGCCCCGGGTTACCTGAGTCCGGACGAGTTCGAGAGGAGGTGGTACCTCCACCACGAAGCCCCCGTTACGGCTGCTTAGCCACAGGTTGTCCACGAAACTGGATCAACTCCATGACCTCCAGTCCCTTGCCGACCGCGCAAACGACGCCGAAGTTCACGACGTTCCACGCAGAGGCACAAAAACGTCACGGCCTCGACCCGGGACCCCTTTCGTGGGATCCGTTCGTGGGCTCGAGGCCGTGA
- a CDS encoding AAA family ATPase has product MRDASSSAAGSEPAAGACAALDPAEAERLVAGAAESARRIREAVGRVLVGQQEVLDQTLVAWMAAGHVLLEGLPGLGKTLLVKTLARVTDLTYSRIQFTPDLMPADIVGTQVLVQDPAGGARTFRFQPGPIFAQVVLADEINRATPKTQSALLECMQEHRVTVAGEEHVLEEPFFVLATQNPIEMEGTYPLPEAQLDRFLFKVKVPYPSREELARIVDRTTGVDVPSVEPVIGRKEILSIQRAVRMVALSRSMLEVVLALTEATHPHESSLEMVRRYVRYGASPRGAQSLVMAAKARALLLGRMHVTPEDLEQVLLPSWRHRIVLSFQGESEGVDPDDILRAVWRESAAQEVGRGAG; this is encoded by the coding sequence TTGCGAGACGCGTCTTCTTCCGCCGCCGGAAGCGAGCCCGCTGCCGGGGCTTGCGCGGCCCTCGATCCCGCCGAGGCCGAGCGCCTGGTCGCCGGTGCGGCGGAGAGCGCCCGCCGGATTCGAGAGGCGGTGGGCAGGGTCCTCGTCGGCCAGCAGGAAGTGCTCGACCAGACCCTCGTCGCATGGATGGCCGCAGGCCACGTCTTGCTCGAAGGCCTGCCGGGCTTGGGCAAGACCCTGCTGGTCAAGACCCTGGCCCGGGTGACCGACCTGACCTATTCCCGCATCCAGTTCACGCCCGATCTGATGCCCGCCGACATCGTGGGCACCCAGGTCCTGGTGCAGGACCCTGCGGGCGGGGCGCGCACGTTTCGTTTCCAGCCCGGCCCCATCTTCGCCCAGGTCGTGCTGGCCGACGAGATCAACCGGGCCACGCCCAAGACTCAGTCCGCGCTCCTGGAGTGCATGCAGGAGCACCGGGTCACCGTGGCCGGCGAGGAGCACGTCCTCGAGGAGCCCTTTTTCGTGCTGGCCACGCAAAACCCCATCGAGATGGAAGGGACCTACCCGCTTCCCGAGGCGCAGCTCGACCGTTTCCTCTTCAAGGTAAAGGTGCCCTACCCGTCTCGGGAAGAGCTCGCCCGGATCGTGGATCGGACCACCGGCGTCGACGTGCCGAGCGTGGAGCCGGTCATCGGGCGCAAAGAGATCCTGAGCATCCAGCGTGCAGTGCGCATGGTGGCCCTATCCCGCTCCATGTTGGAAGTGGTACTCGCTCTCACCGAGGCCACCCACCCCCACGAGTCGTCGCTCGAGATGGTGAGGCGCTACGTCCGCTACGGCGCGAGCCCCCGGGGAGCGCAGTCCCTGGTGATGGCCGCCAAGGCCCGAGCGCTCTTGCTCGGCCGGATGCACGTGACGCCCGAGGATCTGGAGCAGGTCCTGCTCCCCTCCTGGCGCCACCGCATCGTCCTGAGTTTCCAGGGCGAGTCCGAGGGCGTGGATCCCGACGACATCCTGCGGGCGGTGTGGCGGGAGTCCGCCGCGCAAGAGGTGGGCCGCGGTGCTGGATGA
- a CDS encoding CTP synthase — MKTRFIFITGGVVSSLGKGITAASIGRLLKSRGLSVSIAKLDPYINVDPGTMSPLQHGEVYVTDDGAETDLDLGHYERFIDVSLSRLNNVTAGTIYWSVITRERRGDFLGGTVQVIPHVTNEIKERILRLAGEPPVDVVIVEVGGTVGDIESLPFLEAIRQLRTDLGRDSCFYVHVTLVPYIRASGELKTKPTQHSVKELRSIGIQPDAIVCRSDRPLTEEIKAKIALFCDIEPDAVIPNPDAESIYEVPLTFARERLDEIILERLKLPGRPRDLGEWEEIVRRIHEPKHRVEVAVVGKYVALPDAYLSVVEALNHGGIASDARVDIRWVDSEKLEEVDDPGEYLGGVGGILVPGGFGSRGIEGKIRAAQYARERAIPYLGLCLGMQVAVIEIARHVGHLEGANSTEFDPNTPHPVIDLMPEQREVADKGGTMRLGLYPCRLAEESISRELYGTELVYERHRHRYEVNNAYREVLERCGVRWAGTSPDDRLVELMELPGHPFFVASQFHPELRSRPNRPHPLFRGFVRSALEYAGQGSARLVGRSGGLL; from the coding sequence TTGAAGACCCGCTTCATCTTCATCACCGGAGGCGTGGTGTCCAGCCTGGGCAAGGGCATCACCGCGGCCTCCATCGGGAGGTTGCTGAAGAGCCGGGGGCTCTCGGTGAGCATCGCCAAACTGGATCCGTACATCAACGTCGACCCGGGCACCATGAGCCCCCTGCAGCACGGGGAGGTCTACGTGACCGACGACGGGGCCGAGACCGACCTCGACCTCGGGCACTACGAGCGATTCATCGACGTCAGTCTCTCCAGGCTCAACAACGTGACCGCCGGTACCATCTACTGGTCGGTGATCACCCGAGAACGCCGGGGCGACTTCCTGGGCGGCACCGTTCAAGTCATCCCGCACGTCACCAACGAGATCAAGGAACGGATCTTGCGCCTGGCCGGCGAGCCTCCCGTCGACGTGGTGATCGTCGAGGTGGGGGGCACGGTAGGCGACATCGAAAGCCTGCCATTCCTGGAAGCCATTCGCCAGCTACGCACCGATCTGGGGCGGGATAGCTGCTTTTACGTCCACGTCACGCTCGTCCCGTACATCCGGGCTTCCGGGGAGCTCAAGACCAAGCCCACGCAGCACAGCGTCAAGGAGCTCCGCAGCATCGGCATCCAACCGGACGCGATCGTGTGCCGTTCGGATCGGCCGCTGACCGAGGAGATCAAGGCCAAGATCGCGCTCTTCTGCGACATCGAGCCGGACGCCGTCATCCCCAACCCGGACGCCGAGAGCATCTACGAAGTGCCCCTCACCTTCGCCCGGGAGAGGCTCGACGAGATCATCCTGGAACGGCTCAAGCTGCCCGGTCGTCCCCGGGACCTCGGCGAGTGGGAAGAGATCGTCCGCCGCATCCATGAGCCCAAGCACCGGGTCGAGGTGGCCGTCGTCGGCAAGTACGTGGCGCTGCCCGACGCTTACCTCAGTGTCGTCGAGGCTCTCAATCACGGGGGCATCGCAAGCGACGCCCGGGTCGACATCCGGTGGGTGGACTCGGAAAAACTGGAAGAGGTCGACGACCCGGGCGAGTACCTGGGCGGCGTCGGAGGGATCCTGGTGCCGGGGGGCTTCGGCTCCCGGGGGATCGAGGGGAAGATCCGGGCGGCGCAGTACGCCAGAGAACGGGCCATCCCGTACCTCGGCCTGTGCCTGGGGATGCAGGTGGCGGTCATCGAGATCGCTCGCCACGTTGGCCATCTGGAAGGGGCCAACAGCACGGAGTTCGATCCCAACACGCCGCACCCGGTCATCGACCTGATGCCGGAACAACGCGAGGTCGCCGACAAGGGCGGGACCATGCGCCTGGGTCTGTACCCTTGCCGCCTGGCAGAGGAGAGCATCAGCCGGGAGCTGTACGGCACCGAGCTCGTATACGAGCGGCATCGCCATCGCTACGAGGTCAACAACGCCTACCGGGAGGTGCTCGAGCGGTGCGGCGTGCGGTGGGCCGGCACCTCCCCGGACGACCGGCTCGTCGAACTGATGGAACTGCCGGGCCATCCGTTCTTCGTTGCCAGCCAGTTCCACCCAGAGCTGCGCTCCAGGCCCAACCGGCCGCATCCTTTGTTCCGGGGGTTCGTACGCTCGGCCCTGGAGTATGCCGGGCAGGGCTCCGCCCGCCTTGTAGGGCGTTCGGGTGGTCTGCTATAA
- a CDS encoding pyruvoyl-dependent arginine decarboxylase — MLPLPTRYTLAAGAAEGVTELNAFDNALLAAGIGNLNLIRVSSILPAGARRTEYLDLPAGSLTPTAYGTLTSATPGERIAAAVAVAVSESGFGVIMEFTGRCTREQAEAQVRAMAEEALAGRGLAVRELHVRAVDHRVERIGCVVAAVALWG; from the coding sequence ATGCTGCCGCTACCCACGCGTTATACGCTGGCCGCGGGCGCTGCCGAGGGCGTGACCGAGCTCAACGCCTTCGACAACGCGCTCCTCGCGGCAGGTATCGGTAACCTCAACCTCATCCGGGTTTCCAGTATCCTTCCGGCCGGCGCCCGGCGTACCGAGTACCTGGACCTGCCTGCCGGTTCGCTGACGCCGACGGCGTACGGCACGCTCACCAGCGCGACGCCCGGCGAGCGCATCGCGGCAGCCGTGGCGGTGGCGGTCTCGGAGTCGGGGTTCGGGGTCATCATGGAGTTTACCGGGCGGTGCACCCGGGAGCAGGCGGAGGCGCAGGTGCGGGCCATGGCAGAAGAGGCGCTGGCCGGGCGCGGGCTTGCAGTACGAGAGCTCCACGTGCGAGCGGTGGATCACCGGGTCGAGCGGATCGGCTGCGTGGTCGCCGCGGTGGCTCTGTGGGGCTGA
- the rho gene encoding transcription termination factor Rho, with the protein MTIAELQGKSSAELHELAKELGVTGYTKLRKSDLIREILRAQTEKDGLTLLEGILEILPDGYGFMRVQGYTPGPNDVYVSPSQIRRFSLRTGDSVMGQVRPPKESERYHALLKVVAINMLDPEKALNRPVFDDLTPVYPNERLHLEVGPKEIAMRLVDIIAPLGKGQRGLIVSPPKAGKTTVLKKIANSISTNHPEVDLIVLLVDERPEEVTDMKRSVDGEVVSSTFDLPPENHVRVADLVLERAKRLVEHGRDVVLLLDSITRLARANNLVVPPSGRTLSGGVDPAALHKPKRFFGAARNIEEGGSLTILATALIDTGSRMDEVIYEEFKGTGNMELHLDRRLAERRIFPAIDIYRSGTRNEELLLNERELDMMYILRKALSSLGTAETTDLLIDRLLHTKSNQEFCDLIIKSAFAENVRA; encoded by the coding sequence GTGACGATTGCCGAGCTTCAAGGCAAGAGCAGTGCCGAGCTGCACGAACTCGCGAAAGAGTTGGGGGTGACGGGCTACACCAAGTTACGCAAGAGCGACCTCATCCGGGAGATCCTCCGGGCCCAGACCGAAAAGGACGGGTTGACCCTGCTGGAGGGGATCCTGGAGATCCTGCCGGACGGCTACGGCTTCATGCGGGTGCAAGGGTACACGCCCGGCCCCAACGACGTCTACGTGTCGCCCTCGCAAATCCGGCGCTTCAGCCTGCGCACGGGCGACTCGGTGATGGGGCAGGTGCGACCGCCCAAGGAGAGCGAGCGGTACCACGCGCTCCTCAAAGTGGTCGCCATCAACATGCTCGACCCGGAGAAGGCCCTCAACCGGCCGGTCTTCGACGACCTGACCCCGGTGTACCCCAACGAGCGGTTGCACCTGGAGGTCGGCCCCAAGGAGATCGCCATGCGGCTGGTCGATATCATCGCTCCTCTCGGCAAGGGCCAACGCGGTCTCATCGTTTCCCCCCCGAAGGCAGGAAAGACCACGGTGCTGAAGAAGATCGCGAACAGCATCAGCACCAACCACCCCGAGGTCGACCTCATCGTCCTGCTGGTCGACGAGCGACCCGAGGAGGTCACCGACATGAAGCGGTCGGTCGACGGTGAGGTGGTCAGCTCTACGTTCGACCTTCCGCCCGAAAACCATGTGCGGGTGGCCGACCTGGTGCTGGAGCGAGCCAAGCGTCTGGTGGAGCACGGGCGTGACGTCGTGCTGCTGCTCGACAGCATCACGCGTCTTGCCAGGGCCAACAACCTGGTGGTGCCGCCCAGCGGCCGGACCCTTTCGGGCGGCGTCGACCCGGCGGCATTGCACAAGCCCAAGCGCTTCTTCGGCGCCGCTCGGAATATCGAGGAGGGCGGCAGCCTAACTATTCTGGCGACGGCGCTGATCGATACGGGCAGCCGCATGGACGAGGTGATCTACGAGGAGTTCAAGGGTACGGGCAACATGGAGCTCCACCTGGACCGCCGGCTCGCCGAGCGGCGCATCTTCCCGGCCATCGACATCTACCGCTCGGGCACCCGCAACGAGGAGCTGCTCCTCAACGAGCGGGAGCTCGACATGATGTACATCCTGCGCAAGGCGCTGAGCTCGCTCGGTACGGCGGAGACGACCGATCTGCTCATCGACCGGTTGCTCCACACGAAGAGCAACCAGGAGTTTTGCGATCTGATCATCAAGTCCGCCTTCGCGGAGAACGTCCGGGCCTGA
- a CDS encoding M23 family metallopeptidase: MPPAHRGGPAYLGLSEDEPALTWPPPRAATRGGAGRGALALVVMVAAVAGWLKGAPLLDGMLSGVQGEVVVPSTLGYAGVARLPEGGPSRRGRAPGDAAGAVGAGGSDPPAAPAEQSEAVAGDGAAQATRDVPRQDESPSGPSSSSKPAGIRIYTHQVQPGETLWDIAQRYGTDVDTVASANGLYDLDYLKPGQVLDVPNVRGVVHTVGRGETLSQIARSYGVSVDRIVRGNAIVDPDHLTPGMRIVIPGASSRTVDRLVVAGRLQRAFSWPARGGISSPFGWRWGRMHEGIDIAVNTGTPVRAAAPGRVVYARWGGSYGYLVSVDHGDGVETRYAHNSRIVVREGQAVRRGQVLAYSGNTGNSTGPHVHFEVRFRGRAVNPLAYLR, from the coding sequence TTGCCTCCGGCGCACCGCGGCGGGCCGGCGTACCTCGGGCTCAGTGAGGACGAGCCGGCCCTCACATGGCCACCTCCGAGGGCAGCAACCCGAGGTGGAGCTGGGCGCGGAGCCCTGGCGCTCGTCGTCATGGTAGCGGCCGTGGCGGGCTGGCTCAAGGGGGCCCCGCTGCTCGACGGCATGCTCTCCGGCGTCCAGGGCGAGGTGGTCGTGCCATCGACGTTGGGTTACGCAGGTGTAGCTCGGCTCCCCGAGGGTGGGCCATCCCGCAGGGGGCGCGCGCCCGGCGATGCAGCAGGCGCGGTTGGCGCGGGCGGGTCCGACCCGCCGGCGGCCCCGGCCGAGCAGTCAGAGGCAGTAGCCGGGGACGGTGCGGCCCAAGCCACGAGGGATGTGCCCCGGCAAGACGAATCGCCATCGGGACCCTCCTCATCGAGCAAGCCCGCCGGCATCCGTATCTACACCCACCAGGTACAGCCAGGTGAGACCCTGTGGGACATCGCCCAACGATATGGCACGGACGTCGACACCGTGGCGTCCGCCAACGGGTTGTACGATCTCGACTACCTGAAGCCCGGCCAGGTGCTCGACGTACCCAACGTGCGGGGGGTGGTCCATACCGTCGGGCGCGGGGAAACCCTCTCGCAAATCGCACGGAGTTACGGGGTGAGCGTGGACCGCATCGTCAGGGGCAACGCAATCGTCGACCCCGACCACCTGACACCCGGCATGCGCATCGTCATCCCCGGAGCCAGCTCGCGGACCGTCGACCGTTTGGTCGTGGCGGGCCGCCTGCAACGGGCCTTTTCCTGGCCTGCACGTGGCGGGATCTCCTCGCCGTTTGGGTGGCGCTGGGGGCGGATGCACGAGGGGATCGACATCGCGGTCAACACCGGGACCCCGGTACGGGCGGCGGCACCGGGCCGGGTCGTGTACGCTCGCTGGGGCGGCAGCTACGGGTACCTGGTGAGCGTCGATCACGGGGACGGCGTGGAGACCCGCTACGCCCACAACTCGCGCATCGTGGTGCGGGAGGGGCAGGCGGTCCGCAGAGGGCAGGTCCTGGCGTACAGCGGCAACACCGGCAACTCGACGGGCCCGCACGTCCACTTTGAGGTGCGCTTCCGCGGGCGGGCGGTCAACCCGCTGGCTTATCTCCGTTAG
- the speE gene encoding polyamine aminopropyltransferase, producing MELWFTEKQTSAIGLSCRVTRTLEERQTRFQHLAVLETEPWGRMLVLDGMIQLTTADEFVYHEMLAHVPLVAHGSARCILVVGGGDGGTVREALRHREIERVVLAEIDPEVVEVSRRFFPELAGGLDDPRVELAFGDGIEHVARHPGEYDVVLVDSTEPVGRAVGLFDQPFYEACRRALRPGGILVAQTESPFYNQDLVRRSHSAMSAAFGEPARTYLAPIPTYPSGLWSFTAASIGPDPSRPSARYLGREAPWEPSSLRYYSFGVHQAAFTLPPFVEQLLGSRASKTGAGAAR from the coding sequence GTGGAGCTGTGGTTCACCGAGAAGCAGACCAGTGCGATCGGCCTTTCCTGCCGGGTCACCCGGACCCTGGAGGAGAGGCAGACCCGGTTCCAGCACCTGGCCGTCCTCGAGACGGAGCCATGGGGGCGCATGCTGGTGCTGGACGGCATGATCCAGTTGACCACGGCCGATGAGTTCGTGTATCACGAAATGCTCGCCCACGTGCCGCTGGTCGCTCACGGTTCCGCCAGGTGCATCCTGGTCGTGGGCGGCGGCGACGGCGGCACCGTGCGGGAGGCGTTGCGCCACCGGGAGATCGAGCGGGTGGTGCTGGCCGAGATCGATCCGGAGGTCGTGGAGGTGAGCCGGCGTTTCTTCCCGGAGCTGGCGGGCGGCCTGGACGACCCCAGGGTGGAGCTCGCCTTCGGCGACGGGATCGAGCACGTAGCCCGTCATCCCGGCGAGTACGACGTCGTCCTGGTCGATTCGACCGAGCCGGTCGGCCGGGCGGTGGGCCTGTTCGACCAGCCCTTCTACGAGGCGTGCCGGCGCGCGCTGCGCCCGGGAGGCATCCTCGTCGCTCAGACCGAGTCGCCTTTCTACAACCAGGACCTGGTGCGCCGCAGTCACAGCGCCATGAGCGCTGCTTTCGGCGAGCCGGCCCGGACGTACCTGGCTCCCATCCCGACCTACCCGAGCGGTCTGTGGAGTTTCACCGCGGCTTCGATCGGGCCCGATCCGTCGCGGCCGAGTGCACGCTACCTCGGCCGTGAAGCACCGTGGGAGCCTTCGAGCTTGCGCTACTATTCCTTCGGGGTCCATCAGGCCGCGTTCACCTTGCCGCCGTTCGTGGAGCAGCTGCTGGGGAGCCGAGCCTCGAAGACCGGCGCGGGGGCGGCGCGATGA
- the greA gene encoding transcription elongation factor GreA, whose product MSGQQDGEILLTPDGLRRLEQELEYLRTVRRPQVAARIKQALEFGDISENSEYDAAKEEQAALEAQIARVEGILARARLIDTEEHDGQVVTVGGRVRLRDLETEEEFEFMLVSPAEADPSENRLSYESPVGKAIVGQEVGSVVEVDAPAGRIRYQVVAVEKPA is encoded by the coding sequence GTGTCTGGCCAGCAAGATGGCGAGATTCTGCTGACACCCGACGGCCTGCGCCGTCTGGAGCAGGAATTGGAGTACCTGCGCACGGTGCGCCGCCCTCAGGTGGCGGCGCGGATCAAGCAAGCGCTGGAGTTTGGCGACATCTCCGAAAACTCGGAGTACGACGCGGCCAAGGAGGAGCAGGCCGCGCTGGAGGCGCAGATTGCCCGGGTGGAGGGAATCCTCGCCCGGGCCCGGCTGATCGACACCGAGGAGCACGACGGCCAGGTGGTCACCGTGGGAGGGCGGGTGCGGCTCCGGGATCTCGAGACCGAGGAGGAGTTCGAGTTCATGCTGGTGAGCCCGGCAGAGGCCGACCCGTCAGAAAATCGCCTCTCCTACGAGTCCCCCGTCGGTAAGGCCATCGTGGGCCAGGAAGTGGGGAGCGTGGTCGAAGTGGACGCCCCGGCCGGACGGATCCGGTACCAAGTGGTAGCGGTCGAAAAGCCGGCATGA
- a CDS encoding bifunctional nuclease family protein, with product MLRMKVKVVGLDQNTMVPVVVITDSDEKGFIPIVIGPPEAQAITLAMEGSKPPRPLTHDLMKNLLDALGAKVDRVVISELRDETYYARIYLKTRDGQVDVDARPSDAIALALRTDAPIFISEEVAAKALIASKPIDDEEMEEFRRFLDKLTPEDFEKHLH from the coding sequence ATGCTCCGGATGAAGGTCAAGGTCGTAGGGCTCGACCAGAACACGATGGTGCCCGTGGTGGTCATCACCGATAGCGACGAGAAGGGGTTCATCCCCATCGTCATCGGACCGCCGGAGGCACAGGCCATCACGCTGGCGATGGAGGGGTCGAAGCCGCCGCGCCCGCTGACCCACGACCTGATGAAAAACCTCCTGGATGCCCTGGGTGCCAAGGTGGACCGTGTGGTCATCTCGGAGCTGCGTGACGAGACCTATTACGCCCGCATCTACCTCAAGACCCGTGACGGCCAGGTGGACGTGGACGCCCGGCCGAGCGACGCGATTGCGCTCGCGTTGCGCACTGACGCGCCGATCTTCATCTCCGAGGAAGTGGCGGCGAAGGCGCTGATCGCGAGCAAGCCCATCGATGACGAGGAGATGGAGGAGTTCCGCAGGTTTCTGGATAAGCTTACGCCGGAGGATTTCGAGAAGCATTTACACTAG
- the lysS gene encoding lysine--tRNA ligase, translating into MSTDRQVPAGQQAREAPEAQRLPEQVAVRRSKLQAMRAAGVGLYGAPFRPTHQAAQIVACFDQLAGQDVAVAGRLMALRLHGKVGFADLWDSSGRIQLYLREELVGSEAFSSFFDLDRGDIVGARGEVVKTRRGEVSVEVRSYQPMVKALQPPPEKWHGLKEVELRYRRRYVDLMVHPEVRQIFLRRAAIEQALREFFTAERFVEVETPMLHPVAGGANARPFVTHHNTLDMDLYLRIAPELYLKRLLVGGFDRVFEIGKNFRNEGISTRHNPEHTSLEAYAAYWDYQDMMSLTERCVAYVADRVLGTRKIEYAGRTLDLTPPWPRLSMVEALRRYAGIDLSSNRDAAAARAIAARAGIAVEPDATYGRVVVALFEGLVEEQLWGPIFITDHPVDVSPLARQRPDDPAFTERFEPYLATMEIGNGFSELNDPDEQRRRFEAQAALRARGDQEAHPFDDDFLLALEYGMPPAGGLGIGVDRLTMVLTGAESIREVILFPLLRPEEPGRE; encoded by the coding sequence ATGAGCACCGACCGCCAGGTCCCAGCCGGCCAGCAAGCCCGCGAAGCGCCCGAAGCCCAGCGTCTGCCGGAGCAGGTGGCGGTACGCCGCAGCAAGCTCCAGGCGATGCGGGCTGCGGGCGTCGGTTTGTATGGGGCACCTTTTCGACCCACCCACCAGGCTGCCCAGATCGTCGCTTGCTTCGACCAGCTGGCAGGCCAGGATGTGGCGGTGGCGGGCCGGCTCATGGCGCTGCGGCTGCACGGGAAGGTCGGCTTCGCCGACCTTTGGGACAGTTCCGGCAGGATCCAGCTCTACCTGCGGGAGGAGCTCGTAGGGAGCGAGGCGTTCTCCTCCTTCTTCGACCTGGACCGGGGAGACATCGTGGGGGCCAGGGGCGAGGTCGTCAAGACCCGTCGCGGAGAGGTCAGCGTCGAGGTGCGCTCTTACCAGCCCATGGTCAAGGCGCTGCAGCCGCCGCCCGAGAAGTGGCACGGCCTCAAAGAGGTCGAGCTCCGCTACCGGCGGCGTTACGTCGACCTGATGGTCCATCCCGAGGTCCGGCAGATCTTCCTGCGGCGGGCCGCGATCGAGCAGGCGCTACGGGAGTTCTTCACGGCCGAGCGCTTCGTCGAGGTCGAAACCCCGATGCTCCATCCCGTGGCAGGCGGGGCCAATGCCCGGCCGTTCGTGACCCATCACAACACCCTGGACATGGATCTCTACTTGCGCATCGCCCCCGAGCTTTACCTGAAGCGCCTGCTCGTGGGAGGGTTCGACCGGGTCTTCGAGATCGGCAAGAACTTCCGCAACGAGGGGATCTCCACCCGCCACAACCCTGAACACACTTCCCTGGAGGCGTACGCGGCGTACTGGGACTACCAGGACATGATGAGCCTCACGGAGCGGTGTGTGGCCTACGTGGCCGACCGCGTCCTCGGTACCCGCAAGATCGAGTACGCCGGCCGCACGCTCGACTTGACTCCTCCGTGGCCACGCCTTTCCATGGTGGAGGCGCTGCGGCGCTACGCCGGGATCGACCTATCGAGCAACCGGGACGCCGCGGCCGCCAGGGCGATCGCCGCCCGCGCCGGGATCGCGGTGGAGCCCGATGCGACGTACGGGCGCGTGGTGGTGGCCCTGTTCGAGGGGCTGGTGGAGGAGCAGTTGTGGGGCCCGATCTTCATCACGGACCATCCGGTGGACGTCTCCCCTCTGGCCCGCCAGCGCCCGGACGACCCGGCCTTCACCGAGCGGTTCGAGCCTTACCTGGCGACGATGGAGATCGGCAACGGCTTTTCCGAGCTGAACGATCCCGACGAGCAGCGCCGCCGGTTCGAGGCCCAGGCCGCGCTGCGGGCCAGGGGAGATCAGGAGGCGCACCCTTTCGACGACGACTTCTTGCTGGCCCTGGAGTACGGGATGCCGCCCGCAGGAGGGCTGGGCATCGGCGTCGACCGGCTTACCATGGTGCTGACCGGCGCTGAGTCGATCCGGGAGGTCATCCTCTTCCCGCTGTTGCGCCCGGAGGAACCGGGCCGGGAGTGA
- the speB gene encoding agmatinase yields the protein MSERAGHGQGREAEQAGLPEAEGTGIVWQRTTPFLEAHVSPATARTVIAGIPLDHTTSFRPGTREAPRRIRDVSDGLESFSPGLHADLADLGLGDYGDLILPWGNVENALATIEQAGRTLLHDGRRVLTLGGEHLLTLGMVRAALARWPDLAVVQLDAHLDLRDTYLGERLSHATVMRRILEMVGPGRVVPMGVRSGIREEWAMFEEIRSHLARELSWRPEDPVARQARAVAEWLKGRPFYLTIDIDVADPAAAPGTGTPEPGGPSAAELLEAVRALAGAGPVAVDVVEVCPSKDPSDITALLAAKIVREVLLAAAFHVRG from the coding sequence ATGAGCGAGCGCGCGGGGCACGGCCAGGGGCGGGAAGCGGAGCAGGCGGGCCTGCCCGAGGCAGAGGGGACCGGGATCGTATGGCAGCGGACCACCCCGTTCCTCGAGGCGCACGTCTCGCCGGCGACGGCCCGTACGGTCATTGCCGGCATTCCTCTCGACCACACGACCAGCTTCCGCCCCGGCACCCGGGAGGCGCCGCGGCGCATCCGAGACGTCTCCGACGGGCTGGAGTCCTTCAGCCCCGGCTTGCACGCCGACCTGGCCGACCTCGGGCTCGGTGACTACGGCGACCTGATCCTGCCGTGGGGTAACGTCGAAAACGCCCTCGCTACCATCGAACAGGCCGGCCGTACCCTGCTTCACGACGGTCGCCGGGTGCTGACCCTGGGAGGGGAGCACCTCCTGACCCTGGGCATGGTGCGGGCAGCACTGGCGCGCTGGCCCGACCTGGCGGTGGTCCAGCTCGATGCGCATCTCGACCTGCGGGATACGTACCTGGGCGAGCGGCTCTCGCACGCCACCGTCATGCGCCGCATCCTGGAGATGGTGGGGCCCGGCCGGGTCGTGCCCATGGGAGTGCGGTCGGGCATCCGCGAGGAGTGGGCCATGTTCGAGGAGATCCGATCCCACCTGGCCCGCGAGCTGTCATGGAGGCCCGAGGACCCCGTCGCCCGGCAGGCCAGAGCCGTGGCCGAGTGGTTGAAGGGCCGGCCCTTTTATCTCACCATTGACATTGACGTGGCCGACCCGGCGGCTGCGCCCGGCACGGGTACGCCTGAGCCCGGGGGGCCGTCAGCGGCCGAGCTCCTGGAGGCGGTACGCGCGCTGGCGGGTGCCGGCCCGGTGGCGGTTGACGTGGTGGAGGTATGCCCCTCCAAGGACCCCTCGGACATCACCGCGCTCCTTGCCGCCAAGATCGTCCGGGAGGTGCTGTTGGCGGCGGCATTCCACGTCAGGGGGTAG